The Fusobacterium sp. JB019 genome has a segment encoding these proteins:
- a CDS encoding phosphoadenosine phosphosulfate reductase family protein: protein MREFKVYWNSKEKVPIIIDERTDNIKIKTDNLEYLTTDLRPVFLEEKHLIKELFSLEESIYESSVWCTKLGKYIIDGGWLKKSYIKAMKEIKSIEELRIKIFSFEKTNKMIEKEKIIINKFIKLNYQHLYYLLESEERDNEGHFIGAYPFINEVSQKHKDRIKMVSFSGGKDSTAVSHLVRKALNDQSILHIFGDTTLELPKTYEYVEKFKIDNPMTPFFEEKNEENNFFEMCEEIGPPSRVKSWCCSIFKTGPMGTTLSNFDEKFLTFYGVRRKESIARSKYEKINLTPKIHGEMVASPVIDWLDIDIWLYLLTEKIKFNDSYRYGFSRVGCWVCPNNSDWSQLLGKLYVLKEINPSLKVDYNDWENFLYKFAKKIILDYNEGIGKKLSKNELSEEIKNYVNEGKWKARQGGAGLEKSSNIVLESKECINEKNSYRFVLNRNVQEELFELLKPFGKLIFTNKGNKQEIYILSREGKVLFKIFYREQNPEIKITLVDTKDRYLYGKIKRQLNKYNSCVYCQACNSTCKFGAISVGDNSYKIDENKCVHCLNCVSRFQTGCLISSALKIKK from the coding sequence ATGAGAGAATTTAAAGTATATTGGAACAGTAAAGAAAAAGTTCCAATAATTATAGACGAAAGAACAGATAATATTAAAATAAAAACAGATAATTTAGAATATTTAACAACTGATCTTAGGCCTGTATTTTTAGAAGAAAAACATTTAATAAAAGAATTATTTTCTTTAGAGGAAAGTATTTATGAAAGCTCAGTATGGTGTACTAAATTAGGTAAATATATTATAGATGGAGGCTGGTTAAAAAAAAGTTATATAAAAGCAATGAAGGAAATTAAAAGTATCGAAGAGCTTAGAATTAAAATATTTTCTTTTGAAAAAACTAATAAAATGATTGAAAAAGAAAAAATAATAATTAATAAATTTATAAAATTAAATTATCAACATTTGTATTATTTATTAGAATCAGAAGAGAGAGATAATGAAGGACATTTTATAGGTGCTTATCCATTTATAAATGAAGTATCACAAAAGCATAAAGATAGGATCAAAATGGTTTCTTTTAGTGGTGGGAAAGATTCTACTGCTGTATCTCATTTAGTAAGAAAAGCATTAAATGATCAAAGCATATTGCATATATTTGGGGATACAACTCTAGAATTACCCAAAACCTATGAATATGTTGAAAAGTTTAAAATTGACAATCCTATGACTCCATTTTTTGAAGAAAAAAATGAAGAGAATAATTTTTTTGAAATGTGTGAAGAAATAGGACCTCCGAGTAGAGTTAAATCTTGGTGTTGTTCAATATTTAAAACAGGACCGATGGGAACAACTTTGTCAAATTTTGACGAAAAATTTTTAACTTTTTATGGAGTTAGAAGAAAAGAGTCGATTGCAAGAAGTAAATATGAAAAAATTAATCTAACTCCTAAAATTCATGGTGAAATGGTAGCATCGCCAGTAATAGATTGGTTAGATATTGATATTTGGCTATATTTGCTAACAGAAAAGATAAAATTTAATGATTCTTATAGATATGGCTTTTCAAGAGTAGGCTGTTGGGTTTGTCCAAATAATTCTGATTGGTCTCAATTATTAGGCAAATTATATGTTTTAAAAGAAATTAATCCGAGTTTAAAAGTGGATTATAATGATTGGGAAAATTTTTTATATAAGTTTGCTAAAAAAATAATATTGGATTATAACGAAGGTATTGGTAAAAAATTATCAAAAAATGAACTATCTGAAGAGATAAAAAATTATGTTAATGAAGGAAAATGGAAGGCAAGGCAGGGAGGAGCAGGATTAGAAAAAAGTTCTAATATTGTATTAGAGAGTAAAGAATGTATTAATGAAAAAAATAGTTATAGATTTGTTTTAAATAGAAATGTTCAAGAAGAGCTTTTTGAATTATTAAAACCATTTGGAAAACTTATTTTTACAAACAAAGGAAATAAACAAGAAATATATATTCTTTCAAGAGAAGGAAAAGTATTATTTAAAATTTTTTATAGGGAACAAAATCCTGAAATTAAAATAACTTTAGTAGATACAAAAGATAGATATTTATATGGAAAAATAAAAAGACAATTAAATAAATATAATTCTTGTGTATATTGTCAAGCTTGTAATTCAACATGTAAATTTGGGGCAATATCAGTTGGGGATAATAGTTATAAAATTGATGAAAATAAGTGCGTACATTGTCTTAATTGTGTATCAAGATTTCAAACAGGATGTTTAATTTCGTCAGCTTTAAAAATAAAAAAATAG
- a CDS encoding YggT family protein, protein MKILIWNIVNYAITILNLIILIRVVLSWLVPYKRNEFTEVVYAITEPVLAPFRTLIPMGSMRIDLSPALAYIALNVLRRIILYIMF, encoded by the coding sequence ATGAAAATACTGATATGGAATATTGTTAACTATGCAATAACTATACTTAATTTAATTATTTTAATTAGAGTAGTTCTTTCTTGGTTAGTACCTTACAAAAGAAATGAATTTACTGAAGTAGTTTATGCAATAACTGAGCCTGTTTTAGCACCATTTAGAACGTTAATTCCAATGGGGTCTATGAGAATTGATTTATCTCCAGCTCTTGCATATATTGCTTTAAATGTTTTAAGAAGAATAATACTTTACATAATGTTTTAA
- a CDS encoding DUF4007 family protein: MNYLLVGHSSFYVREGWIQKGIKYIKNNNKDNAFSKSNIKAIDELGIGSVMVLSLKFWLTSLDLIKKEKKTYITKRWIDLILEKDPYFQNNNTLWLLHSYIMERDNEDEVLLLWKLILQSKKLNNFDYAKIKNQVEIFLKEHELKFSEKSIKDSINVFIKMYYQEKEEKLDPENNMYSPFIRLNYLEKNISGEYRFRNIMAKEISEYIVYFLLNRNFLKNKNRQIAVKDAYEKFNGIIRMRHYEYEKLLVKLENKEYISVDRGGGLANIILKKEISEKEIITRILESE; encoded by the coding sequence ATGAATTATTTATTAGTAGGTCATAGCTCTTTTTATGTGAGAGAAGGCTGGATACAAAAAGGAATAAAGTATATAAAAAATAATAATAAAGATAATGCTTTTAGTAAGAGTAATATAAAAGCAATAGATGAGCTTGGAATCGGAAGTGTAATGGTGTTATCACTAAAATTTTGGTTAACATCACTGGACTTAATAAAAAAAGAAAAGAAAACATATATAACAAAAAGATGGATAGATCTTATTTTAGAAAAAGATCCCTACTTTCAAAATAATAATACTCTATGGTTATTACATAGTTATATTATGGAGAGAGATAATGAAGATGAGGTACTTCTATTATGGAAACTGATATTACAATCTAAAAAACTTAATAATTTTGATTATGCTAAGATAAAAAATCAAGTAGAAATTTTTCTAAAAGAGCATGAATTAAAGTTTTCAGAAAAAAGTATAAAAGACAGCATTAATGTTTTTATAAAAATGTATTACCAAGAAAAAGAAGAAAAATTAGATCCAGAAAATAATATGTATTCACCTTTTATTAGATTAAATTATTTAGAAAAAAATATATCTGGGGAATATAGATTTAGAAATATAATGGCTAAAGAAATATCAGAGTATATAGTATATTTTTTATTAAATAGAAATTTTCTAAAAAATAAAAATAGACAAATAGCAGTTAAAGATGCTTATGAAAAATTTAATGGGATTATAAGAATGAGACATTATGAATATGAAAAACTTTTAGTAAAGCTAGAAAATAAAGAATATATATCAGTTGATCGTGGTGGAGGATTAGCAAACATAATTTTAAAAAAAGAAATATCAGAAAAAGAAATAATAACTAGAATATTAGAAAGTGAGTAA
- the rlmD gene encoding 23S rRNA (uracil(1939)-C(5))-methyltransferase RlmD has product MTKINIEKIINGGEGLGYVDGFPIFVPMSVPGDELEIKIISKKKSYGRGIIKKIIKPGEERIDFPKFTEEDFHGCNFAMLNYEAQLKYKTILVEDVMRKIGGVSDVPVLPIIGSSKETNYRNKVIEPFAYGENGEIITGMFKRKSHEIFQIKENMLSSHLSNKIINRVKEILNKNKNVSVYDEKTHKGILRHIMTRTNSKNEAMLVLIINSKKIPVEVFNTLKEVYDEMGEIKSIYVSLNNKRTNFALGKSIKHLFGQKFIKETIEGIDFNISPDSFFQINLEQTKKLYEIGISYFDNIENKYIVDAFSGTGTIGMILSRKAKQIYSIEIVENAVLDGIKTAKENNIENVEFICGDVNKKIKEVIEEGKKIDSIIFDPPRKGVEEPTLRGLSNHKIEELVYISCNPSTFARDSKILIEEGYKLERIQPVDLFPQTSHIEVVGKFTLEK; this is encoded by the coding sequence GTGACGAAGATTAATATTGAGAAGATTATTAACGGGGGAGAAGGACTAGGATATGTTGATGGCTTTCCTATTTTTGTTCCTATGTCAGTTCCAGGGGATGAATTAGAAATAAAAATAATCTCAAAGAAAAAATCCTATGGTAGAGGTATAATTAAAAAAATAATAAAGCCAGGTGAAGAAAGAATAGATTTTCCTAAATTCACAGAAGAGGATTTTCATGGATGTAATTTTGCAATGCTTAATTATGAAGCTCAATTAAAATATAAAACTATATTAGTGGAAGATGTTATGAGAAAAATAGGGGGAGTTTCTGATGTTCCTGTTTTACCTATTATAGGATCTTCTAAAGAAACTAACTATAGAAATAAAGTGATTGAACCATTTGCTTATGGTGAAAATGGTGAAATAATAACAGGAATGTTTAAAAGAAAATCTCATGAGATTTTCCAAATTAAAGAGAATATGTTAAGTTCACATTTGAGCAATAAGATTATAAACAGAGTTAAAGAAATCTTAAATAAAAACAAGAATGTATCTGTATATGATGAAAAAACTCATAAGGGAATACTTAGACATATTATGACTAGAACAAATTCTAAAAATGAAGCTATGCTAGTTTTAATAATTAATTCTAAGAAAATACCAGTTGAAGTATTTAATACTTTAAAGGAAGTATATGATGAGATGGGGGAAATAAAATCTATCTATGTTTCTTTAAATAATAAAAGAACGAACTTTGCTTTAGGTAAAAGTATAAAACATTTATTTGGACAAAAATTTATAAAGGAAACTATTGAAGGAATAGATTTTAATATTTCTCCAGATTCTTTTTTCCAAATAAATTTAGAACAAACTAAAAAACTATATGAAATAGGAATAAGCTATTTTGATAATATTGAAAACAAATATATTGTTGATGCTTTTTCTGGAACAGGAACTATTGGAATGATTCTTTCTAGAAAGGCAAAACAAATTTATTCTATAGAGATAGTTGAAAATGCTGTATTAGATGGAATAAAAACAGCTAAAGAAAATAACATTGAAAATGTAGAATTTATATGTGGAGATGTTAATAAGAAGATAAAAGAAGTAATAGAGGAAGGAAAGAAAATAGATTCAATAATATTCGATCCTCCTAGAAAAGGGGTAGAAGAGCCAACTTTAAGAGGGTTATCTAACCATAAGATAGAAGAACTTGTATATATTTCTTGTAATCCATCTACATTTGCTAGAGATAGTAAAATATTGATAGAGGAAGGTTATAAATTAGAAAGAATACAACCTGTTGACCTTTTCCCACAAACCTCGCATATTGAGGTAGTAGGTAAGTTTACTTTGGAAAAATAA
- a CDS encoding aminotransferase class V-fold PLP-dependent enzyme: protein MYYFDNASTTFPKAEAVYNKTMEIYKDLGVNFSRNKSTKSNEANNIKKDLVENLKNIFSSNGDIIINSSATFSINEILRGLDYSKIKTVYISPFDHNAIYRTIKDLQEKYNFQLKILKFNKFELDINDMELQFMSQKPDLIISTHASNVFGNILDIESIFKEGKKYNSITVLDGAQTSGLLDFSQISSLCDFVVFAGHKTLYGPSGIGGYLYNNKNIILNPLLYGGTGIKSEEVNMPDDMPERYEAGSPNLMGIIGLKLSTDWLLEVGLENIRKKEEENLEKLVNIFEEYEDEVHFQRSKKSVGVISITTNDYTPQEFGNILEGYNLYTRTGMHCSPLAHKHMKTDENGTIRFSISYFTREKDFKKLIEVLEEIL, encoded by the coding sequence ATGTACTATTTTGATAATGCATCCACAACTTTTCCAAAAGCAGAAGCTGTGTATAATAAAACAATGGAAATTTATAAAGATTTAGGAGTAAATTTTAGTAGAAATAAATCAACTAAAAGTAATGAAGCAAATAATATAAAAAAAGATTTAGTTGAAAATTTAAAAAATATTTTTTCTTCTAATGGAGATATAATAATTAATTCTTCTGCTACTTTTTCAATTAATGAAATTTTAAGAGGATTAGATTATTCAAAGATTAAGACAGTTTATATTTCACCATTTGATCATAATGCAATATATAGAACTATAAAAGATTTACAAGAAAAATATAACTTTCAATTAAAGATTTTAAAATTTAATAAATTTGAATTGGATATAAATGATATGGAATTACAATTTATGTCACAAAAACCAGATTTAATAATATCTACACATGCTTCAAATGTGTTTGGAAATATTTTAGATATAGAGTCAATATTTAAGGAAGGAAAAAAATATAATTCAATAACAGTATTAGATGGAGCTCAGACATCAGGATTACTAGATTTTTCACAAATATCAAGTCTATGTGATTTTGTAGTTTTTGCAGGGCATAAAACTCTTTATGGGCCTAGCGGAATAGGTGGATATTTATATAACAATAAGAATATTATATTAAATCCTTTATTATATGGTGGAACAGGAATTAAATCAGAAGAAGTTAACATGCCAGATGATATGCCAGAAAGATATGAGGCAGGAAGCCCTAATTTAATGGGAATAATAGGTTTAAAATTATCTACTGATTGGCTATTAGAAGTAGGTTTAGAAAATATAAGAAAAAAAGAAGAAGAAAATCTTGAAAAATTAGTTAATATTTTTGAAGAATATGAAGATGAAGTTCATTTTCAAAGATCAAAAAAAAGTGTAGGAGTAATATCTATAACAACAAATGATTATACTCCACAAGAATTTGGAAATATTTTAGAAGGATATAATTTATATACAAGAACAGGAATGCATTGTAGCCCCTTGGCTCACAAACATATGAAAACTGATGAAAATGGAACTATTAGATTTTCAATTTCATACTTTACGAGAGAAAAAGATTTTAAAAAATTAATCGAAGTATTAGAAGAAATTTTATAA
- a CDS encoding helix-turn-helix transcriptional regulator — MESGFYLRELRNNKKFSLRSLSIKSGVSHTQIADLEKGINFGTVEKIEKILNALGATEEQKMKFYYLRDYEKTPETIKKELNEYKSIPLEILKNRAEHLTEKLKKLDVEELNKLEEYIDFLLIKRK, encoded by the coding sequence ATGGAATCAGGTTTTTATTTGAGAGAATTAAGAAATAATAAAAAATTCTCATTGAGAAGTCTAAGCATCAAATCAGGAGTTTCACATACTCAAATAGCTGACTTAGAAAAAGGAATTAATTTTGGAACAGTTGAAAAAATAGAAAAAATTTTAAATGCTCTAGGAGCAACTGAAGAACAAAAGATGAAATTTTACTATTTAAGAGATTATGAGAAAACTCCAGAAACTATAAAAAAAGAATTAAACGAGTATAAAAGTATTCCTTTGGAAATACTTAAAAATAGAGCAGAACATTTAACAGAGAAATTAAAAAAGTTAGATGTTGAAGAATTAAATAAGCTTGAAGAATATATAGATTTTCTTTTAATTAAAAGAAAATAG
- the rsmH gene encoding 16S rRNA (cytosine(1402)-N(4))-methyltransferase RsmH — MSENLDNTFSDYHIPVLFYETIEKLITDEDGVYLDCTLGGGGHSEGILKHLSQNGKLISMDQDEQAIKFASKRLEPYKDRWQVFKDNFENLETVVYMAGETEIDGILMDIGVSSTQLDDEDRGFSYRFDTKLDMRMDKSSPLSAYEVVNNYEEERLSKIIYEFGEDRFARKIARYICQAREEKPIETTGELVSIIRRAYPGRSKKHPAKKTFQAIRIEVNRELEVLEVAIEKAVKCLKKGGRLAIITFHSLEDRIVKNKFRELAKGCTCPPEIPICVCGKKPQVKLITRKPICATGEELEYNNRAHSAKLRVIEKI; from the coding sequence ATGAGTGAAAATTTAGATAACACTTTTAGTGATTATCATATTCCAGTTTTATTTTATGAAACTATAGAAAAATTAATAACAGATGAGGATGGAGTTTATCTTGACTGTACTCTTGGTGGAGGAGGACATTCAGAAGGAATATTAAAACATCTTTCACAAAATGGAAAATTAATTTCAATGGATCAAGATGAACAAGCTATTAAGTTTGCTTCTAAGAGACTAGAACCATATAAAGATAGATGGCAAGTTTTTAAAGATAACTTTGAAAACTTAGAAACAGTTGTCTATATGGCTGGTGAAACTGAGATTGATGGAATATTAATGGATATAGGAGTTTCTTCAACACAATTAGATGATGAAGACAGAGGATTTTCATATAGATTTGATACTAAATTAGATATGAGAATGGATAAATCAAGTCCTCTTTCAGCTTATGAAGTAGTTAATAATTATGAGGAAGAAAGACTTTCTAAAATTATCTATGAATTTGGAGAAGACAGATTTGCTAGAAAAATAGCAAGATATATTTGTCAAGCTAGAGAAGAAAAGCCAATTGAAACAACAGGAGAATTAGTTTCTATAATAAGAAGAGCTTATCCTGGAAGAAGTAAAAAGCATCCTGCTAAAAAAACTTTCCAAGCAATAAGAATAGAAGTTAATAGAGAATTAGAAGTTTTAGAAGTAGCGATAGAAAAAGCTGTTAAATGTTTAAAAAAAGGTGGAAGATTAGCAATAATAACTTTCCATTCTTTAGAAGATAGAATAGTTAAAAACAAATTTAGAGAACTTGCTAAAGGTTGTACTTGTCCTCCAGAAATACCAATTTGTGTGTGTGGAAAGAAACCTCAAGTTAAACTGATAACAAGGAAGCCAATTTGTGCAACAGGGGAAGAGTTAGAATATAACAATAGAGCACATTCTGCTAAACTAAGAGTTATCGAAAAAATTTAA
- a CDS encoding sigma factor-like helix-turn-helix DNA-binding protein yields the protein MKQECREYLETIIKNDVIGNNKLITVDEVQQRIHASFCIEYTKEKVKEWLLEKKEIFEIQKNSFVCKTHFMNFYKSIKDKDNIISRINRHYFIRLSDLEIKNLFDKYKSDQEKKEKIFNIYKEIYNRDKNRHENKKIEKETRQEIKQKIEKEEETKIFTAYENLGTNKINYEVEDIEKYVIDFILKTGVSLRFNHIAENRSKAGKEVEEILKCMPYILSKKLVKNNKLFYIASNKNIFFKPLLGALIIDRDIKKLPYKVIENLLVDKLKSKSINRKELDRYLRENNKFFRADKNFIEILCTLEEYLQSIRKKYKVIDNKIYKKIEETTLEDELAKIIEAMKIIEEEAPVAFNINQVEKILLVLLRNEPLSVEEIEEKLWLYKEKISKIVIKEILNNSLKFKCVDFYRYVNRKSLKYSEFKNSLVLEIIDIMKTFTDPQKKVFKLRLLKRMTLEEAAKHVGVTRERVRQIEIKVKGKLELHKKKSINSYLDILDNIFNENKVLTKNELEKEIRKYKAFDKLKIIEIIRIYELFKEEVVNIYFENYYSLIKEKDIYENLKGIEEKVITFDKFKQEFEKIGIKSEDFISNIIKNSKKICKCKNLVMYSNKNINMIDKLQMVFEVEQRELKLAEAADLYNEYYNENNSFRNIIIKLEDKIFTRVFTGIYRLTKWGGQRHIYTADLTVAYLREKRAPATIQEIVENISEKTRANNTTLKALASMPKEVFSYSRGKLALKEWADNFELSKRYYISKNRIEASMENKVGTCNKGKFKKNGKLVSLHCVNKENIIINGGLNLGEYFVYKLFSQILLRYKDLEYKLNISDREEGAIIKGISEVFSNVGIKEGMYFYLVYLNNEIIRLYKWDEFENEIFYKNENLSKKSEENYEKLPKIENTDEINMEISENTEEEKIQNTPIENVEKIWTFDTLLAEGLRAGKVKSKWIDSIDFEEEIDVEDYYDVEEVLQERGIIIVY from the coding sequence ATGAAACAGGAATGTAGGGAGTATTTAGAAACGATAATAAAAAATGATGTAATAGGAAATAATAAGTTAATAACTGTTGATGAAGTTCAACAAAGAATTCATGCTAGTTTTTGTATTGAATATACTAAAGAAAAAGTTAAAGAATGGTTATTAGAAAAAAAAGAAATTTTTGAGATTCAAAAAAATTCTTTTGTTTGTAAAACTCATTTTATGAATTTTTATAAAAGTATAAAAGATAAGGATAACATTATAAGTAGAATAAATCGTCATTATTTTATAAGATTATCAGATTTAGAAATAAAAAATTTATTTGATAAATATAAATCGGATCAAGAAAAGAAAGAAAAAATATTTAATATTTACAAAGAAATATATAATAGGGATAAAAATAGACATGAAAATAAAAAAATAGAAAAAGAAACAAGGCAAGAAATAAAACAAAAAATAGAAAAAGAAGAAGAAACAAAAATATTTACTGCTTATGAAAATTTAGGAACAAATAAAATAAATTATGAAGTAGAAGATATAGAAAAATATGTAATAGACTTTATATTGAAAACAGGAGTTTCATTAAGATTTAATCATATAGCGGAAAATAGATCAAAGGCTGGAAAAGAAGTAGAAGAAATATTAAAGTGTATGCCTTATATTTTATCAAAAAAATTAGTCAAAAATAATAAGTTATTTTACATTGCTAGTAATAAAAATATTTTTTTCAAACCTCTTTTAGGAGCTTTAATAATAGATAGAGATATAAAAAAATTGCCTTATAAAGTAATAGAAAATCTTTTAGTAGATAAATTAAAATCAAAGTCTATAAATAGAAAAGAATTAGATAGATATTTAAGAGAAAACAATAAATTTTTTAGAGCAGATAAAAATTTTATAGAAATATTATGTACTTTAGAAGAATATCTTCAAAGTATAAGAAAAAAATATAAAGTGATAGATAATAAAATTTATAAAAAAATAGAAGAAACAACTTTAGAAGATGAATTGGCAAAAATAATAGAAGCAATGAAAATAATAGAAGAAGAAGCTCCTGTAGCATTTAACATTAATCAGGTAGAGAAAATTTTGTTGGTATTATTAAGAAATGAACCTTTAAGTGTAGAAGAAATAGAAGAAAAATTATGGTTATATAAGGAAAAAATATCTAAAATAGTAATAAAAGAAATTTTAAATAATTCTTTAAAGTTTAAATGTGTAGATTTTTATCGTTATGTTAATAGAAAAAGTTTAAAATATTCTGAATTTAAAAATAGTTTAGTTTTAGAAATTATAGATATAATGAAAACTTTTACTGATCCTCAAAAGAAAGTATTTAAACTTAGATTGCTTAAAAGGATGACTTTAGAAGAAGCAGCAAAGCATGTTGGGGTAACAAGAGAAAGAGTTCGCCAAATAGAAATTAAAGTAAAAGGGAAATTAGAATTACATAAGAAAAAAAGTATAAATAGTTATCTTGATATTTTAGATAATATTTTTAATGAAAATAAAGTTTTAACAAAAAATGAATTAGAAAAAGAAATAAGAAAATATAAAGCTTTTGATAAATTAAAAATAATAGAGATTATTAGAATATATGAACTTTTTAAAGAAGAAGTAGTTAATATTTATTTCGAAAATTATTATAGCTTAATAAAAGAAAAAGATATATATGAAAATTTAAAAGGAATAGAAGAAAAAGTAATAACTTTTGATAAATTTAAACAAGAATTTGAAAAAATAGGAATAAAATCAGAAGATTTTATTAGTAATATTATAAAAAATAGTAAAAAAATATGCAAATGTAAAAATTTAGTTATGTACTCAAATAAAAATATAAATATGATAGATAAATTACAAATGGTTTTTGAAGTAGAACAAAGGGAATTAAAACTAGCAGAAGCTGCAGATTTATATAATGAGTATTATAATGAAAATAATAGTTTTAGAAATATAATAATAAAATTAGAAGATAAAATTTTTACAAGAGTTTTTACAGGTATTTATAGATTAACGAAATGGGGAGGTCAAAGACATATTTATACAGCTGATTTAACTGTTGCTTATTTAAGAGAAAAAAGAGCACCAGCTACTATACAAGAAATAGTAGAGAATATAAGTGAAAAAACAAGAGCGAATAACACTACACTAAAAGCATTAGCTTCTATGCCAAAAGAAGTTTTTTCATATAGCCGTGGGAAGTTAGCTTTAAAAGAATGGGCAGATAATTTTGAGTTAAGTAAAAGATACTATATTTCTAAAAATAGAATAGAAGCTAGTATGGAAAATAAAGTAGGAACTTGTAATAAAGGAAAGTTTAAAAAGAATGGAAAATTAGTAAGTTTACATTGCGTAAATAAAGAAAATATAATAATAAATGGAGGGTTAAATTTAGGAGAATATTTTGTATATAAATTATTTTCACAAATATTATTAAGATATAAAGATTTAGAATATAAGTTAAACATATCAGATAGAGAAGAGGGAGCTATAATAAAAGGAATATCAGAAGTTTTTTCAAATGTAGGAATAAAAGAGGGAATGTATTTTTATTTGGTTTATTTGAATAATGAAATAATTAGATTATATAAATGGGATGAATTTGAAAATGAAATTTTTTATAAGAATGAAAATTTATCAAAAAAATCTGAAGAAAATTATGAAAAATTACCAAAAATTGAAAATACTGATGAGATTAATATGGAAATTTCAGAAAATACAGAAGAAGAAAAAATTCAAAATACACCAATTGAAAATGTAGAAAAAATTTGGACATTTGATACCTTGTTAGCTGAAGGATTAAGAGCAGGTAAAGTAAAAAGTAAATGGATTGATTCTATTGATTTTGAAGAAGAAATAGATGTTGAAGATTATTATGATGTTGAAGAAGTATTGCAAGAAAGAGGAATAATAATAGTATATTAG
- a CDS encoding DUF4007 family protein: MNSKQGFKFEVNYCILLLEKIKSGVNTKEGLKDVTGAGENRIVTFIQWLKYIGSIEVIGLNLKLTNLGEAYIRLKESDDYLEPLMLYHLLRDPYSSENDGHYYFSTLVNELFYNTVFDYENTISLEKIKSELIKIGADPKYPKFISSAFKTLIDSQSGFGKMGILEKTNKNEKDEVVEVHSYWIEPLVGAYIIYDMWKDGQTAMEITNIINEKYNLGRMFLMNADAIEETLLEIQALNLIEIEKRAGLNQIRIKKNITKEDILNRIIEEA, from the coding sequence ATGAATTCAAAGCAAGGATTTAAATTTGAAGTGAACTATTGTATATTACTTTTAGAAAAAATAAAAAGTGGAGTAAATACAAAAGAAGGATTAAAAGATGTAACAGGAGCTGGAGAAAATAGAATAGTAACATTTATTCAGTGGTTAAAGTATATAGGATCGATAGAAGTAATAGGACTAAACTTAAAATTAACAAACTTAGGAGAAGCATATATAAGATTAAAAGAAAGTGATGATTATTTAGAGCCGTTAATGTTATATCATTTATTAAGAGATCCTTATTCAAGTGAAAATGATGGGCATTATTATTTTTCAACATTAGTTAATGAATTATTTTATAATACAGTATTTGATTATGAAAATACGATAAGCTTAGAAAAAATAAAAAGTGAACTTATTAAAATAGGAGCAGATCCTAAATATCCTAAATTTATAAGCTCAGCATTTAAAACTTTAATAGATTCACAATCAGGCTTTGGTAAAATGGGCATATTAGAGAAAACAAATAAAAATGAAAAAGATGAAGTTGTAGAAGTTCATTCGTATTGGATAGAACCATTAGTAGGAGCATATATTATTTATGATATGTGGAAAGATGGTCAAACAGCTATGGAAATTACCAACATAATTAATGAAAAATATAATTTAGGAAGAATGTTTTTAATGAATGCAGATGCAATAGAAGAAACTCTCCTTGAAATACAAGCTCTAAATTTAATTGAAATTGAAAAAAGAGCAGGACTAAATCAAATAAGAATAAAGAAAAATATAACTAAAGAAGATATATTGAATAGAATAATTGAAGAAGCCTAA